One window from the genome of Metabacillus flavus encodes:
- a CDS encoding glutamate-1-semialdehyde 2,1-aminomutase: protein MQFTRSEELQKEALEHIVGGVNSPSRSYKAVGGGAPVVMEKGQGAYFWDVDGNKYIDYLAAYGPIITGHAHPHITKAITKAAENGVLYGTPTPFEIDFAKKLKQAMPNMEKVRFVNSGTEAVMTTIRVARAYTGRDKVIKFAGCYHGHSDLVLVAAGSGPATLGTPDSAGVPKSIAQEVITVPFNDIEPFREAMEKWGSEIAAVLVEPIVGNFGIVEPKPGFLEQVNEITHNAGALVIYDEVITAFRFMYGGAQDMLGVTPDLTALGKIIGGGLPIGAYGGKKEIMETVAPLGPAYQAGTMAGNPASILSGIACLEVLEQEGVYEEMDRLGAILEEGILKHAAAHDITITVNRLKGALTIYFTDEKVENYEQAENTDGEMFARFFKEMLHQGINLAPSKYEAWFLTTEHTEEDITETLAAVEKAFKALKK, encoded by the coding sequence ATGCAATTTACCAGATCAGAAGAACTTCAAAAAGAAGCGCTTGAACATATTGTCGGTGGCGTAAACAGCCCTTCCCGATCCTATAAAGCCGTTGGCGGAGGAGCTCCCGTTGTCATGGAAAAAGGCCAAGGCGCATACTTCTGGGATGTAGACGGAAATAAATACATAGATTACCTGGCGGCATACGGTCCGATTATTACCGGGCATGCCCACCCCCATATCACAAAAGCCATTACAAAAGCGGCGGAAAACGGCGTTCTCTACGGAACACCGACTCCGTTCGAAATTGATTTTGCTAAAAAGCTGAAGCAAGCCATGCCGAACATGGAAAAGGTGCGCTTCGTGAACTCCGGTACGGAAGCCGTCATGACGACGATCCGTGTAGCCCGTGCTTACACAGGACGCGATAAAGTCATTAAGTTCGCAGGATGCTACCACGGCCACTCCGATCTTGTCCTTGTTGCAGCAGGATCAGGTCCTGCAACTCTCGGTACACCGGACTCTGCGGGGGTTCCAAAAAGCATCGCCCAGGAAGTAATCACCGTTCCCTTCAACGACATTGAACCGTTCCGCGAAGCGATGGAAAAATGGGGAAGTGAAATCGCCGCTGTGCTGGTAGAGCCGATCGTCGGCAACTTCGGGATTGTGGAACCGAAACCCGGCTTCCTGGAGCAGGTAAACGAAATTACCCACAATGCAGGAGCCCTTGTGATTTACGATGAAGTCATCACGGCATTCCGCTTCATGTATGGAGGCGCTCAGGATATGCTCGGTGTGACCCCTGACTTGACCGCGCTCGGAAAAATAATCGGCGGCGGACTGCCAATCGGCGCGTACGGCGGCAAAAAAGAGATTATGGAAACTGTCGCACCGCTCGGACCTGCGTATCAAGCAGGAACAATGGCCGGCAACCCCGCTTCCATTCTTTCCGGAATCGCCTGCCTCGAAGTACTGGAGCAGGAGGGCGTATACGAAGAAATGGACCGCCTGGGCGCAATCCTTGAAGAAGGCATCCTGAAGCATGCGGCTGCACATGATATCACAATCACAGTCAATCGTCTGAAAGGCGCGCTGACGATCTACTTTACGGATGAAAAAGTAGAAAACTATGAGCAGGCAGAGAACACAGACGGCGAAATGTTCGCCCGCTTCTTTAAGGAAATGCTGCATCAGGGAATCAACCTTGCCCCGTCTAAATACGAAGCTTGGTTCCTGACAACCGAGCATACGGAAGAAGATATTACGGAGACTCTAGCTGCAGTGGAAAAAGCGTTTAAAGCGCTGAAAAAATAG
- the clpP gene encoding ATP-dependent Clp endopeptidase proteolytic subunit ClpP, with the protein MNMIPYVVEQTKHGERSYDIYSRLLKDRIIMISDEINDHTANSAVAQMLFLASEDPEKDISLYINSPGGSVTAGFAIIDTMDYIQPDVKTICIGMAASMGAMLLLSGKKGKRYALPSAEVMIHQPLGGARGQASDIEITAKRLLHTKQILNEKIAEQTGQPIEKVARDSDRDYYMTAEEALAYGIVDEIISK; encoded by the coding sequence ATGAATATGATTCCTTACGTAGTGGAACAAACAAAACATGGCGAGAGATCGTATGATATATACTCAAGGCTTTTAAAAGACCGCATCATCATGATCAGTGATGAAATCAATGATCATACAGCCAACAGCGCGGTTGCCCAGATGCTTTTCCTTGCTTCCGAGGATCCGGAAAAAGATATTTCCCTCTATATAAATAGTCCGGGTGGTTCTGTCACGGCTGGGTTTGCGATTATCGATACGATGGATTACATCCAGCCTGACGTGAAAACGATCTGCATTGGGATGGCCGCTTCCATGGGAGCAATGCTGCTCCTTTCCGGCAAAAAGGGAAAACGGTATGCGCTCCCTTCAGCTGAGGTTATGATTCATCAGCCGCTTGGAGGAGCCCGCGGCCAGGCATCCGATATCGAAATAACCGCGAAACGCCTGCTTCACACCAAACAGATATTGAATGAAAAAATTGCCGAACAGACCGGACAGCCAATCGAAAAGGTTGCCCGGGATTCGGACCGCGATTACTATATGACGGCGGAAGAAGCACTCGCTTATGGAATCGTTGATGAAATCATTTCCAAGTAG
- a CDS encoding sigma factor-like helix-turn-helix DNA-binding protein has product MNNSSAARFEKKDLHETYLSLFKYCLMLTRNKWDAEDLAQATVCKLLEKYQELPEDLPQALYNKAACHLHIDFFRKQKRITTGFVPSDLTGAKTESKIAELAEWLASVMTKKQAAVFVLKEALLFKNEEIAEITGFTVATVKALLFRARQHTMRDGTSDIDRELAAAISRSLTEEDPHPLLNLLTLVPKSNSGPTALMAA; this is encoded by the coding sequence ATGAACAATAGCAGCGCTGCTCGTTTTGAAAAGAAAGACCTTCATGAAACGTATCTTTCCCTATTTAAATACTGTCTCATGCTCACACGGAATAAATGGGATGCGGAGGATCTCGCTCAAGCAACCGTATGCAAACTTTTAGAAAAGTATCAAGAACTGCCGGAGGATCTGCCGCAGGCCCTATATAACAAAGCCGCCTGCCATTTGCACATTGATTTCTTCCGCAAACAAAAGCGAATTACGACCGGGTTCGTCCCATCTGATTTAACTGGAGCCAAAACAGAAAGCAAAATAGCGGAGCTTGCCGAATGGCTTGCATCGGTCATGACGAAAAAACAGGCAGCGGTCTTTGTGCTGAAGGAAGCGCTGCTTTTCAAAAATGAAGAAATCGCTGAAATAACAGGATTTACGGTTGCAACCGTTAAAGCCCTGCTATTCAGGGCGAGGCAGCACACGATGCGGGATGGCACATCGGACATCGATAGAGAGCTGGCCGCTGCCATCAGCCGCTCTCTGACTGAAGAAGATCCACATCCCCTGCTCAATCTGCTGACCCTCGTTCCAAAATCAAACAGCGGACCGACGGCACTTATGGCCGCTTAA
- a CDS encoding ABC transporter ATP-binding protein, with protein sequence MKNVIETEGLRKEFKAYSSREGLGGAFRDLFTRNYKVVRAVDDLSFTIKQGEMVGYIGENGAGKSTSIKMLTGILNPTAGTVRVNGMDPHRQREKFVSSIGVVFGQRSQLWWDIAVQESFRLLKKVYKVSDEDYKNHMGHVIESLDIGPLLDKPVRKLSLGQRMRCELAAALIHNPPLLFLDEPTIGLDVLVKLKIRQFLKEMNEKYKTTILLTTHDLSDIEALCERVIMLDQGKIIYDGALAHLRQDFGEGKKIEFQFGEAVDESSLKDLSEELEVFWQQNNENSWTALLTAQEAGMSELIGRVVGAKKVLDMSIHEVSTEEIIRQIYEKGYQPEKRILT encoded by the coding sequence ATGAAAAATGTCATTGAAACTGAAGGGCTTCGGAAGGAATTTAAAGCCTATTCGAGCCGGGAAGGCCTAGGAGGCGCTTTTCGGGATTTGTTTACACGCAATTATAAAGTGGTCCGCGCTGTCGACGATTTATCGTTTACCATCAAGCAGGGAGAGATGGTCGGTTATATTGGTGAAAACGGAGCGGGGAAATCCACTTCCATAAAAATGCTGACGGGAATCCTCAATCCAACGGCCGGAACGGTTCGTGTCAATGGAATGGATCCCCACAGGCAGCGGGAGAAATTTGTAAGCTCGATCGGTGTTGTTTTCGGCCAGCGCTCCCAGCTTTGGTGGGATATCGCGGTTCAGGAATCATTCCGTCTTTTGAAAAAAGTGTACAAGGTGTCTGATGAGGATTATAAAAATCACATGGGGCATGTGATTGAATCGCTTGATATCGGTCCGCTTTTGGATAAGCCGGTGAGAAAGCTGTCGCTTGGACAGCGGATGCGCTGCGAGCTTGCCGCTGCATTGATTCATAATCCGCCGCTCTTGTTTCTGGACGAGCCGACAATTGGGCTGGATGTACTGGTGAAACTGAAGATCCGCCAGTTCTTGAAGGAAATGAATGAAAAGTACAAAACGACGATCCTGCTGACCACCCATGATTTATCCGATATTGAAGCGCTTTGTGAGCGGGTCATCATGCTTGACCAAGGAAAAATTATTTATGATGGCGCGCTTGCACATCTCCGCCAGGATTTCGGGGAAGGAAAGAAGATTGAATTTCAGTTTGGAGAGGCTGTGGATGAATCATCATTAAAGGATCTATCAGAGGAGCTTGAAGTTTTCTGGCAGCAAAACAATGAAAACAGCTGGACGGCCTTGCTCACAGCACAGGAAGCCGGCATGTCCGAGCTTATCGGCCGTGTAGTAGGAGCGAAAAAAGTGCTGGATATGAGCATTCATGAGGTTTCAACGGAAGAAATCATCCGCCAGATTTATGAAAAAGGCTACCAGCCGGAGAAGAGGATCCTGACATGA
- a CDS encoding ABC transporter permease — protein sequence MDKYIEMVRIRFLMMLAYRTNYYSGILIYSINIGAYFFLWSAIYGDKGNIQGLSVLQMSTYVAVAWMARAFYFNNIDREIALEIKEGKVAVELLRPYHYLGMKTMQAFGEGVFRLLFFSMPGMIFIAFVFPLEFPGNAATWIFFALSLVFSFIINTQINLLTGIMTFFLFNNDGLIRAKRVVVDLFSGLLLPISFYPGWAQGVMQYFPFQAISYVPNMIFTEAYKGNELLQALLYQGIWAILLLIPIQLLWMLAKKQMVIQGG from the coding sequence ATGGATAAATATATAGAAATGGTGCGGATCCGCTTTTTGATGATGCTCGCGTACCGGACGAACTATTATAGCGGCATTTTGATCTACAGCATTAACATCGGCGCTTACTTCTTCTTATGGTCCGCGATTTATGGAGACAAAGGGAATATTCAGGGTCTGAGTGTGCTGCAGATGTCTACTTATGTGGCAGTGGCCTGGATGGCGCGCGCTTTTTATTTCAACAATATCGACAGGGAAATTGCCCTTGAAATTAAGGAAGGGAAGGTAGCCGTTGAGCTGCTTCGTCCCTATCATTACCTTGGGATGAAGACGATGCAGGCGTTCGGTGAAGGGGTATTTCGCCTATTATTCTTCTCGATGCCGGGCATGATTTTTATCGCTTTTGTTTTTCCGCTGGAATTTCCGGGGAATGCCGCAACGTGGATCTTTTTTGCGCTGTCACTCGTTTTCAGCTTTATCATCAACACGCAAATCAATTTGCTCACAGGAATTATGACGTTCTTTCTATTTAATAATGATGGGTTAATCAGAGCGAAACGTGTAGTAGTGGATCTGTTTTCGGGGCTGCTGCTGCCAATCAGCTTTTACCCGGGCTGGGCGCAGGGAGTCATGCAATATTTCCCGTTCCAGGCCATCAGCTATGTGCCAAACATGATTTTCACAGAGGCCTATAAAGGAAACGAACTCCTGCAGGCACTTCTTTATCAAGGGATATGGGCGATCCTCCTCCTTATTCCAATCCAGCTTCTATGGATGCTGGCAAAAAAGCAAATGGTCATCCAGGGAGGGTAA
- a CDS encoding ABC transporter permease: protein MYYVSMFIQYAGQYMKTRLQYRADVLVEIFSDFLFQAVNLIFILVVFGHTQSLSGWNQNEIIFIYGFFLIPFAIFGAFFNIWDFNERYIVKGEMDRILTRPIHSLFQITLERMELESLFGAVTGFAVMMYAGSQLDLPFYWHDPLVFILFTVGGVLVYAGIFIMIASISFYSDSRTSIMPMMYNIGNYGRYPVDIYNKAIRFVLTWILPFAFVGMYPAAYFLRKEEWYTYAFLTPVVGVAFFLIAVFVWNQGVKQYRGAGN from the coding sequence ATGTATTACGTATCGATGTTTATCCAATATGCAGGACAATATATGAAAACGAGACTGCAATACCGCGCTGATGTGCTCGTCGAAATCTTTTCCGACTTTCTGTTCCAGGCCGTCAATTTGATTTTTATCCTCGTTGTATTTGGCCACACCCAGTCATTAAGCGGATGGAATCAAAATGAAATCATCTTTATCTATGGATTCTTCCTTATCCCATTTGCGATTTTCGGAGCTTTTTTCAACATATGGGACTTTAATGAACGGTACATTGTAAAAGGAGAGATGGACCGGATTTTAACGAGGCCGATCCACAGCCTGTTTCAAATCACGCTTGAAAGAATGGAACTGGAATCGCTGTTCGGAGCGGTTACTGGTTTTGCGGTTATGATGTACGCGGGATCCCAGCTTGATCTCCCGTTTTACTGGCATGATCCGCTCGTCTTCATCCTTTTCACCGTGGGAGGAGTATTGGTTTATGCAGGCATCTTTATCATGATTGCAAGCATCAGCTTTTACTCCGACTCCCGCACATCCATTATGCCGATGATGTATAATATCGGTAACTATGGACGGTACCCGGTCGATATCTACAACAAAGCCATCCGCTTCGTCTTAACGTGGATCCTGCCATTCGCCTTCGTCGGCATGTACCCTGCTGCCTACTTCTTGAGGAAAGAAGAATGGTACACATACGCATTTTTAACTCCGGTTGTCGGGGTTGCATTCTTCTTGATTGCCGTGTTTGTGTGGAATCAGGGAGTGAAGCAGTATCGGGGAGCGGGGAACTGA
- a CDS encoding potassium channel family protein, whose amino-acid sequence MEPIIAVATIICLLMSVRITAKTFKEQQFLSRETILVIAFLYLSILIGFAMLYLLFIQTGQGILTQGNEPIKGDYLEHLNTSLYFSAVTLFSVGYGEIIPVGAGRLIAVLEALIGYMLPVILVARTVLEIDKNAK is encoded by the coding sequence ATGGAACCGATTATTGCTGTTGCTACCATCATCTGCCTGCTCATGTCTGTTCGAATAACAGCGAAGACGTTCAAAGAGCAGCAATTCCTGTCCCGCGAAACGATTCTCGTCATCGCGTTTTTATATTTATCGATTTTGATTGGTTTTGCGATGCTGTATCTTCTATTTATCCAAACTGGACAAGGGATTCTAACGCAGGGCAATGAGCCGATTAAAGGGGATTATCTGGAGCATTTGAATACAAGTCTGTATTTTAGTGCGGTCACACTGTTCTCGGTCGGCTATGGGGAGATCATTCCGGTGGGAGCGGGGAGGCTGATTGCCGTTCTCGAAGCATTGATTGGATATATGCTGCCGGTCATTTTAGTAGCAAGAACGGTGCTGGAGATAGATAAAAACGCTAAATAG
- the bcp gene encoding thioredoxin-dependent thiol peroxidase, producing MSIEVGVQAPEFELNAAGGEKIKLSDYKGKYVVLYFYPKDMTPGCTTQACDFRDRHSEFADVNAVILGVSPDPVDKHDKFRDKYDLPFHLLADEDHKVSEAYGVWKLKKNFGKEYMGIERSTFIIDPEGKIIKEWKKVKVKDHVEDALSFIKNESN from the coding sequence ATGAGTATTGAAGTTGGGGTTCAGGCTCCTGAATTTGAACTGAATGCAGCCGGCGGCGAAAAAATTAAGCTGTCTGATTATAAAGGGAAATATGTTGTTCTCTATTTTTATCCGAAGGACATGACACCGGGATGTACGACACAGGCCTGTGATTTCCGCGACCGCCACAGTGAATTTGCTGATGTCAATGCGGTGATTCTCGGTGTGAGTCCGGACCCTGTGGATAAGCATGATAAATTCAGAGACAAATATGATCTTCCTTTCCATCTGCTAGCCGATGAGGATCATAAGGTATCTGAAGCATATGGTGTATGGAAGCTGAAAAAGAACTTCGGAAAAGAATACATGGGCATCGAACGCTCTACTTTTATTATCGATCCTGAAGGCAAGATTATTAAAGAATGGAAAAAAGTTAAAGTGAAGGATCATGTGGAGGACGCACTGTCGTTTATCAAGAATGAGTCCAACTAA
- a CDS encoding DinB family protein, with translation MENHPKKLYEYNAWAHQRILGHLKTLPQDIFHKEIKSTFPSVSATMTHIYVTEYLWLQALEGKEMAAAMEAAGKLREELGELSLDEIEKEFIEITAQFQSFFNLNPDLEKKIMLNNPFAGERETSLAEIIFHIINHGTYHRGNISAMLHQLDESSLMTDYVYYWYRDQLTPKK, from the coding sequence ATGGAGAACCATCCGAAAAAGCTCTATGAATACAATGCGTGGGCGCATCAGCGGATTCTTGGCCATTTAAAGACCCTTCCTCAGGACATCTTTCATAAGGAAATAAAAAGCACCTTTCCCTCTGTTTCTGCGACGATGACTCATATCTATGTAACAGAATATTTATGGCTTCAAGCGCTGGAAGGAAAGGAAATGGCGGCTGCTATGGAAGCGGCAGGTAAACTGCGTGAAGAGCTGGGAGAACTATCGCTGGATGAGATTGAAAAGGAGTTCATTGAAATAACCGCTCAATTTCAATCCTTCTTTAACCTCAATCCTGATTTGGAAAAGAAAATCATGCTCAACAATCCATTCGCTGGAGAAAGAGAAACCAGTCTGGCAGAAATCATTTTTCATATTATAAATCACGGGACGTATCATAGAGGCAATATTTCAGCGATGCTTCACCAGCTGGATGAATCTTCTTTGATGACCGATTACGTATATTATTGGTACAGGGATCAGCTTACTCCTAAAAAATGA
- a CDS encoding ribbon-helix-helix domain-containing protein, whose product MKRKNFPLRIDPELYKALEKWADDEIRSVNAQIEIILKEAVKRAGRSKKEE is encoded by the coding sequence ATGAAGCGAAAAAATTTCCCTCTCAGAATTGATCCCGAGCTCTACAAAGCGCTTGAAAAATGGGCAGACGATGAAATCCGAAGTGTAAATGCTCAGATCGAGATTATTTTGAAGGAAGCAGTAAAACGCGCTGGACGCAGCAAAAAAGAAGAATAA
- a CDS encoding SPFH domain-containing protein → MTEKKIWKVNGFMGILLFLIFCGGALFFFNAQQQFGEVAGIVLAIASLLLGMLVLSGLTIVQPNKANVCTFFGTYRGVIRDQGFWMTIPLTIRSTISLRAVNFNSDKLKVNDFEGNPIEIAAVIVYRVLDSAKAMYDVNDYVEFVRIQSETGIRHIATQYPYDNFYGDEGISLRKNSDEIADMLASDLQRRLQVAGVEVIEARIMHLAYSSEIASAMLQRQQATAVLAARKVIVDGAVGLVKSAIDQLAEEGVVELDEEKKAQMVNNLMVSLVSEKGMQPIINSGSIY, encoded by the coding sequence ATGACAGAGAAAAAGATCTGGAAGGTTAATGGATTCATGGGTATCCTATTGTTTCTCATCTTTTGCGGAGGAGCCCTCTTCTTCTTCAATGCACAGCAGCAGTTTGGAGAAGTCGCGGGGATTGTTTTAGCCATTGCCTCCCTTCTTCTAGGTATGCTTGTGCTCAGCGGGCTGACGATTGTCCAGCCTAATAAAGCAAATGTTTGTACGTTCTTCGGCACATACCGGGGAGTCATCCGTGATCAAGGATTTTGGATGACGATTCCGCTCACAATCCGCAGCACCATTTCACTTCGAGCGGTGAACTTTAACAGTGACAAGCTTAAAGTGAATGATTTTGAAGGTAATCCGATTGAAATTGCAGCTGTCATTGTTTACAGGGTATTGGATTCAGCGAAAGCCATGTATGATGTAAACGATTATGTAGAATTTGTCCGCATCCAAAGTGAAACTGGAATTCGTCATATCGCCACTCAGTATCCTTATGATAATTTTTACGGAGATGAGGGTATCTCTTTAAGGAAAAATAGTGATGAAATTGCCGATATGCTGGCAAGCGATCTTCAAAGAAGACTTCAAGTTGCAGGGGTTGAAGTGATCGAGGCCAGAATTATGCACCTTGCTTATTCGTCTGAAATTGCATCAGCTATGCTGCAGAGACAGCAGGCAACTGCGGTTCTTGCTGCAAGAAAAGTTATTGTTGATGGAGCCGTAGGTCTTGTGAAGTCCGCAATCGATCAGCTTGCTGAAGAAGGCGTTGTGGAATTGGATGAAGAGAAAAAAGCACAGATGGTGAATAATTTGATGGTCTCCCTCGTGTCTGAAAAAGGCATGCAGCCGATCATTAATTCAGGAAGCATCTACTAG
- the perR gene encoding peroxide-responsive transcriptional repressor PerR: protein MSEHQLKEAIDTLKQTGVRITPQRHAILEYLIQSMNHPTADDIYKSLEGKFPNMSVATVYNNLRVFKEVGLVKELTYGDSSSRFDFVTTEHYHVICEMCGKIVDFHYPGLDEVEHLAAHVTGFKVSHHRMEIYGECSGCAQKNIH, encoded by the coding sequence ATGTCTGAACATCAGCTCAAGGAAGCGATTGATACATTAAAGCAAACCGGAGTCCGGATTACCCCGCAGCGTCATGCGATTTTGGAATACCTTATTCAATCCATGAACCATCCTACAGCGGACGATATCTATAAATCATTGGAAGGTAAGTTTCCAAATATGAGTGTGGCTACGGTCTATAATAACCTTCGGGTTTTCAAGGAAGTCGGACTTGTGAAGGAGTTAACCTATGGAGATTCCTCCAGCAGGTTCGATTTTGTAACAACAGAGCATTATCATGTTATTTGTGAAATGTGCGGAAAGATTGTTGATTTCCATTATCCTGGACTCGATGAAGTTGAGCATCTGGCGGCTCATGTTACTGGATTCAAAGTGAGCCATCACCGAATGGAGATCTACGGTGAATGCAGCGGGTGCGCTCAAAAAAATATCCATTAA
- a CDS encoding YgzB family protein, whose product MARAYSNKINKIRTFALSLVFVGFFIMYLGIFFRQSIIAMTIFMILGLLSVLASTAVYFWIGMLSTRAVQVICPACQKPTKILGRVDMCMHCREPLTLDKQLEGKEFNEDYNRKTAKKS is encoded by the coding sequence ATGGCTCGCGCTTATTCAAACAAAATTAATAAAATAAGAACTTTCGCGCTTAGCTTAGTTTTTGTTGGGTTTTTCATCATGTATTTAGGGATCTTTTTCAGGCAATCTATTATCGCAATGACTATCTTCATGATCCTCGGCTTGCTTTCAGTTTTAGCCAGCACGGCAGTTTACTTTTGGATTGGCATGCTTTCTACACGAGCTGTTCAGGTTATCTGTCCAGCATGTCAAAAACCTACGAAAATTCTCGGGAGAGTGGATATGTGTATGCATTGCAGAGAACCTCTCACACTGGACAAGCAGCTGGAAGGCAAAGAGTTTAATGAAGATTACAACCGAAAAACGGCAAAAAAAAGCTGA
- a CDS encoding nucleotidyltransferase-like protein, with protein MENILRPIYQERASHPDTLAVIMVEKKDQTSPGTDMFDAALLIIVRTAEIPVHIKHYEFNDHKASMHIVTEKQISEWLVLGTNRRIIDWILNGKVLFDRNEYLSQLVEKLSTFPFSERKLKIVMEYGKLIRRYFEGKSFFEAKQYLDAYNHIVHALHHLARLEVIDQGFYPEITVWNQVRQIEPQVHKLYQELIDSGEPLNKRLELLFLASDFLIHSKADVGAAHLLSILEEKEFWHFSELLAHPEIAYYAVDLSILLEFLVERQFVGIHLIETKGKGIYHRAYSFKKSY; from the coding sequence ATGGAAAACATTCTTCGCCCTATCTATCAGGAACGGGCAAGTCACCCGGACACGCTTGCTGTCATCATGGTTGAAAAAAAGGATCAAACCTCTCCGGGAACGGATATGTTTGATGCAGCGCTGCTAATTATTGTCCGCACAGCGGAAATCCCAGTACATATAAAACATTATGAGTTTAACGATCATAAGGCATCCATGCATATCGTGACAGAGAAACAGATCAGTGAATGGCTTGTGCTTGGAACAAACAGAAGGATCATTGATTGGATTTTAAATGGCAAGGTATTATTTGATCGGAATGAATATTTATCTCAACTGGTAGAAAAACTTAGTACATTCCCATTCTCTGAAAGAAAGCTGAAAATTGTCATGGAATACGGGAAGCTGATCAGACGTTATTTTGAGGGGAAATCTTTTTTTGAAGCAAAGCAGTATTTGGATGCATATAATCATATCGTTCATGCCCTTCATCATCTTGCAAGATTAGAAGTTATTGATCAGGGGTTTTATCCGGAGATTACTGTCTGGAATCAAGTTCGGCAGATTGAACCGCAGGTCCATAAGCTTTATCAGGAGCTGATCGATAGTGGAGAGCCCCTCAATAAAAGACTGGAGCTTCTTTTTCTTGCGAGTGATTTTTTGATTCATTCAAAAGCAGATGTGGGAGCGGCGCATTTACTTTCTATATTAGAAGAAAAGGAATTCTGGCACTTTTCGGAGCTCCTGGCTCACCCGGAGATCGCTTATTATGCGGTGGATCTGAGTATTTTGCTTGAGTTTTTAGTGGAGAGACAGTTCGTGGGCATTCATCTAATTGAAACGAAGGGCAAGGGAATTTATCACCGGGCTTATTCTTTTAAAAAAAGTTATTGA